From the Burkholderia mayonis genome, one window contains:
- the andAb gene encoding anthranilate 1,2-dioxygenase ferredoxin subunit AndAb: protein MRNETVAAWHPLGALDEFTEDEPAARVVGSRPVAVFRIGDDVFALHDLCTHGHARLSEGFIEDGCVECPLHQGLFDIRTGAPKCAPVTEPVRAYPIRIVDGQVEIHVDG, encoded by the coding sequence ATGCGTAACGAAACCGTCGCCGCGTGGCATCCGCTCGGCGCGCTCGATGAATTCACGGAAGATGAGCCGGCCGCGCGCGTCGTCGGCAGCCGGCCGGTCGCGGTGTTCCGGATCGGCGACGACGTGTTCGCGCTGCACGACCTGTGCACGCACGGACATGCGCGGCTGTCCGAAGGCTTCATCGAGGACGGCTGCGTCGAATGCCCGCTGCATCAGGGGCTCTTCGACATCCGCACGGGCGCGCCGAAATGCGCGCCCGTGACGGAGCCCGTGCGCGCGTATCCGATCCGCATCGTCGA
- the andAd gene encoding anthranilate 1,2-dioxygenase small subunit AndAd — MTDITDDMRVWFELHMLQDRYISHLDNDRLERWPELFTEDCLYEIVPKENADMGLPIGIVHCTNRRMLRDRVVSLRHANIFEAHTYRHMTSGLAIVGAEDGEIETESSYVVVQTRSDGESSVYQAGKYYDTVVRTADGLRYRKKRVIYDTSRVQTLLATPI, encoded by the coding sequence ATGACCGACATCACCGACGACATGCGCGTGTGGTTCGAGCTGCACATGCTGCAGGACCGCTACATCAGCCATCTCGACAACGACCGGCTCGAACGTTGGCCGGAGCTTTTCACCGAAGATTGTCTGTACGAAATCGTCCCGAAGGAAAACGCGGACATGGGCTTGCCGATCGGCATCGTCCATTGCACGAACCGGCGGATGTTGCGCGACCGCGTCGTGTCGCTGCGCCACGCGAACATCTTCGAAGCGCACACGTATCGGCACATGACGTCCGGACTCGCGATCGTCGGCGCGGAGGACGGCGAGATCGAGACGGAGAGCAGCTACGTCGTCGTGCAGACGCGCAGCGACGGCGAATCGAGCGTGTACCAGGCGGGCAAGTATTACGACACGGTCGTGCGCACGGCCGACGGGCTGCGCTACCGGAAGAAGCGCGTGATCTACGACACGTCGCGCGTGCAGACGCTGCTCGCGACGCCGATCTGA
- the andAc gene encoding anthranilate 1,2-dioxygenase large subunit AndAc produces MELTESPVSLINRTDSSDVRFPRDDGSRVPYKVFSSQAVYDREQERIFRGPTWNFVALEAEIPNPGDFKSTFVGDTPVVVTRGEDGALAAWVNRCAHRGAQVCRKARGNASSHTCVYHQWSFDSQGNLLGVPFRRGQKGMSGMPADFDPTHHGLRKLRVDSYQGLVFATFSDDVAPLPDYLGPQMRPWIERIFHKPIEYLGCTRQYSKSNWKLYFENVKDPYHASMLHLFHTTFNIFRVGMKARSIPDATHGLHSIITMTKTREDADTASAYKQQNIRSFDEGFALEDESILGLVSEYDEDTTNHIQPIFPQLVIQQIHNTLVARQLLPKGPKNFELVFHFFGYADDTPELRELRIKQANLVGPAGYISMEDTEATELVQRGTVRDADAASVIEMSRGNPDQEDTAITESLIRKFWVGYQKLMGY; encoded by the coding sequence ATGGAACTGACCGAATCGCCAGTATCGCTGATCAATCGCACCGATTCGTCCGACGTGCGATTCCCGCGCGATGACGGCTCGCGCGTGCCGTACAAGGTGTTCAGCTCGCAGGCGGTGTACGACCGCGAGCAGGAGCGGATCTTTCGCGGTCCGACATGGAATTTCGTCGCGCTCGAAGCGGAGATTCCGAATCCGGGCGACTTCAAGAGCACGTTCGTCGGCGACACGCCCGTCGTCGTCACGCGCGGCGAGGACGGCGCGCTCGCCGCGTGGGTGAACCGCTGCGCGCACCGCGGCGCGCAGGTGTGCCGCAAGGCGCGCGGCAACGCGAGCTCGCATACGTGCGTGTACCACCAGTGGAGCTTCGACAGCCAGGGCAACCTGCTCGGCGTGCCGTTCAGGCGCGGCCAGAAGGGCATGTCTGGAATGCCCGCGGACTTCGATCCGACGCATCACGGGCTGCGCAAGCTGCGCGTCGACAGCTACCAGGGCCTCGTGTTCGCGACGTTCAGCGACGACGTCGCGCCGCTGCCCGACTATCTCGGCCCGCAGATGCGGCCGTGGATCGAGCGGATCTTTCACAAGCCGATCGAGTATCTCGGCTGCACGCGCCAGTATTCGAAGTCGAACTGGAAGCTGTATTTCGAGAACGTGAAGGATCCGTATCACGCGAGCATGCTGCATCTGTTCCATACGACGTTCAACATCTTCCGCGTCGGGATGAAGGCGCGCTCGATTCCGGACGCGACGCACGGGCTGCACAGCATCATCACGATGACGAAGACGCGCGAGGACGCGGACACCGCGAGCGCATACAAGCAGCAGAACATCCGTTCGTTCGACGAAGGTTTCGCGCTCGAGGACGAATCGATCCTCGGCCTCGTGTCCGAGTACGACGAGGACACGACGAACCACATCCAGCCGATCTTCCCTCAGCTCGTGATCCAGCAGATCCACAACACGCTCGTCGCGCGGCAACTGCTGCCGAAGGGGCCGAAGAACTTCGAGCTGGTCTTCCACTTCTTCGGTTACGCGGACGACACGCCCGAGCTGCGCGAGCTGCGGATCAAGCAGGCGAACCTCGTCGGGCCCGCGGGCTACATCTCGATGGAGGACACCGAGGCGACCGAGCTCGTCCAGCGCGGCACCGTGCGCGACGCGGACGCGGCATCGGTGATCGAGATGTCGCGCGGCAATCCCGACCAGGAGGACACGGCGATCACCGAGAGCCTGATCCGCAAGTTCTGGGTCGGCTACCAGAAGCTGATGGGCTATTGA
- the andR gene encoding anthranilate 1,2-dioxygenase regulatory protein AndR translates to MPSGRRAIFRTPALCARQTIMPPTPFDPLALREHRLFESRDLDETRERISRVMQPHALLPDGTRHGPSHMDFVRLGGLGIGTIAFGDAMQVRVDAVDGYHLLMFCLTGCAQVRTMGRAFDVDGHTGVLCPPGEPFAAHLSRDCEQFVLRIDAATLAAHIGDAAASLDPVIGVDDSALSAWMQQLKLVARSPELLASASANPRVAARLEQLLLDLLIDGHPPAAAPVRRADPAPGFVRRAQEFIDTQFAQPLQLADIAQAAGVPERTLRDGFLQFRGMSPMQYLRKMRLDHARELLRAAAPDRRIAEIALDCGFAHLGRFAIAYRERFGELPSSTLAGQRDA, encoded by the coding sequence ATGCCATCCGGCCGACGAGCGATATTCAGGACGCCGGCGCTTTGTGCGAGGCAGACGATCATGCCCCCGACCCCATTCGATCCGCTCGCGCTGCGCGAGCACCGGCTGTTCGAATCGCGCGATCTCGACGAGACGCGCGAGCGGATCTCGCGCGTGATGCAGCCGCACGCGCTGCTGCCGGACGGCACGCGGCACGGGCCGTCACATATGGATTTCGTGCGGCTCGGCGGGCTCGGAATCGGAACCATCGCGTTCGGCGACGCGATGCAGGTGCGCGTCGACGCGGTCGACGGCTATCACTTGCTGATGTTTTGTCTGACGGGTTGCGCGCAGGTCCGCACGATGGGGCGCGCGTTCGACGTCGATGGCCACACGGGCGTGCTGTGCCCGCCCGGCGAGCCGTTCGCCGCGCACCTTTCCCGCGATTGCGAGCAGTTCGTCCTCCGTATCGATGCCGCGACGCTCGCCGCGCACATCGGCGATGCGGCGGCGTCGCTCGATCCGGTGATCGGCGTCGACGATTCGGCGCTGAGCGCGTGGATGCAGCAGCTGAAGCTCGTCGCGCGCTCGCCCGAACTGCTCGCGAGCGCAAGCGCGAACCCGCGCGTCGCGGCGAGGCTCGAGCAATTGCTGCTCGACCTGCTGATCGACGGCCATCCGCCCGCCGCCGCGCCCGTGCGGCGCGCCGACCCGGCGCCGGGCTTCGTGCGGCGCGCGCAGGAATTCATCGACACCCAATTCGCGCAGCCGTTGCAGCTCGCGGATATCGCGCAAGCGGCGGGCGTGCCCGAACGCACGCTGCGCGACGGCTTCCTGCAGTTTCGCGGAATGAGCCCGATGCAGTACCTGCGCAAGATGCGGCTCGATCATGCGCGCGAGTTGCTGCGCGCGGCGGCGCCCGACCGGCGGATCGCCGAGATCGCGCTCGACTGCGGCTTCGCGCACCTCGGCCGCTTCGCGATCGCGTACCGCGAGCGGTTCGGCGAGCTGCCGTCCTCGACGCTCGCCGGCCAGCGCGACGCTTGA
- a CDS encoding LysR family transcriptional regulator: MELRQLRYFIAVAEEMNITRAAERLHMTQPPLSRQLQLIEDEIGLPLFERGARPLKLTDAGRVFYAQARRVLEQADELAPLTRRLAQAAERIVIGFVPSTLYGALPDVIRAFREAAPAVELSLNEMFTLEQLGALKGGRIDIGFGRLRFDDDQLVREVLVEERLIAALPDGHPLAAPGAPLSLAEIAAQTLIVYPSTPRPSFADQQLSALRDGGLAPAAVHEVRELQTALGLVAAQVGVSLVPESVEGVRVKGVVYRPLPEPVATSPIILSRRLHDASRATTLFCSLARELMAGR; this comes from the coding sequence ATGGAACTGCGTCAGCTCCGGTATTTCATCGCGGTGGCCGAGGAAATGAACATCACGCGCGCCGCGGAACGGCTGCACATGACGCAGCCGCCGTTGAGCCGCCAACTGCAGCTGATCGAGGACGAGATCGGCCTGCCGCTCTTCGAGCGCGGCGCGCGGCCGCTGAAGCTGACCGATGCAGGGCGGGTGTTCTACGCTCAGGCGCGGCGCGTGCTCGAGCAGGCCGACGAGCTCGCGCCGCTCACGCGCCGGCTCGCGCAGGCGGCAGAGCGGATCGTGATCGGCTTCGTGCCGTCGACGCTGTACGGCGCGCTGCCCGACGTGATCCGCGCGTTCCGCGAGGCCGCGCCGGCGGTCGAGCTGTCGCTGAACGAAATGTTCACGCTCGAGCAGCTCGGCGCGCTGAAAGGCGGCCGGATCGACATCGGCTTCGGCCGGCTGCGCTTCGACGACGACCAGCTCGTGCGCGAGGTGCTCGTCGAAGAGCGGCTGATCGCGGCGCTGCCGGACGGGCATCCGCTCGCCGCGCCCGGCGCGCCGCTCTCGCTCGCGGAGATCGCCGCGCAGACGCTGATCGTTTACCCGAGTACGCCGCGGCCGAGCTTCGCCGATCAGCAGTTGTCCGCGCTGCGCGACGGCGGCCTCGCGCCCGCGGCGGTGCACGAGGTGCGCGAGCTGCAGACGGCGCTCGGCCTCGTCGCCGCGCAGGTCGGGGTGTCGCTCGTGCCGGAGAGCGTCGAAGGGGTGAGAGTGAAGGGCGTCGTCTACCGGCCGCTGCCGGAGCCCGTCGCGACGTCGCCGATCATCCTGAGCCGGCGGCTGCACGACGCAAGCCGCGCGACCACGCTGTTCTGCTCGCTCGCGCGCGAACTGATGGCGGGCCGCTGA
- a CDS encoding muconate/chloromuconate family cycloisomerase, translating to MIATGITIDRIETLLVDVPTIRPHKLSVATMNCQTLVLVRVRCSDGIEGVGEGTTIGGLAYGEESPESIRTNIDTYFAPLLQGADATRPGAAMARAHKLFQGNRFAKCALETALFDAQARRLGVPLSELFGGRATDALDVAWTLASGDTDRDIAEAEAMLEARRHRAFKLKIGARAVADDVAHVVAIKRALGEHGDVRVDVNQAWTESEAVWASMRLAEAGVSLVEQPIVATNRAGLKRLTALAHIPIMADEALHGPVDAFALARDRAADVFAVKIAQSGGLQGAAAVASIAAAAGIDLYGGTMLEGAAGTIASAQLFSTFGSLKWGTELFGPLLLTEEILVEPLRYEDFKLHLPAAPGLGIAFDWARIERMRRRSR from the coding sequence ATGATAGCAACAGGCATCACCATCGACCGCATCGAGACGCTGCTCGTCGACGTGCCGACGATCCGGCCGCACAAGCTGTCGGTCGCGACGATGAACTGCCAGACGCTCGTGCTCGTCCGCGTTCGATGCTCGGACGGTATCGAAGGCGTCGGCGAAGGCACGACGATCGGCGGCCTCGCGTACGGCGAGGAAAGCCCCGAGAGCATCCGCACGAACATCGACACCTATTTCGCGCCGCTGCTGCAAGGCGCGGACGCGACCCGCCCCGGCGCCGCGATGGCGCGCGCGCACAAGCTGTTCCAGGGCAACCGCTTCGCGAAATGCGCGCTCGAGACCGCGCTGTTCGATGCGCAGGCGCGCCGGCTCGGCGTGCCGCTGTCCGAGCTGTTCGGCGGCCGCGCGACCGATGCGCTCGACGTCGCGTGGACGCTCGCGAGCGGCGACACCGATCGCGACATTGCGGAGGCCGAAGCGATGCTCGAAGCGCGCCGCCATCGCGCGTTCAAGCTGAAGATCGGCGCGCGCGCGGTCGCCGACGACGTCGCGCACGTGGTCGCGATCAAGCGCGCGCTCGGCGAGCACGGCGACGTGCGCGTCGACGTGAACCAGGCGTGGACCGAGAGCGAAGCGGTGTGGGCGAGCATGCGGCTCGCGGAAGCGGGCGTGAGCCTCGTCGAGCAGCCGATCGTCGCGACGAACCGCGCGGGCCTCAAACGCCTGACCGCGCTCGCGCACATCCCGATCATGGCCGACGAGGCGCTGCACGGCCCCGTCGACGCATTCGCGCTCGCGCGCGACCGCGCGGCCGACGTGTTCGCGGTGAAGATCGCGCAATCGGGCGGCCTGCAAGGCGCCGCGGCCGTCGCGTCGATCGCGGCCGCGGCCGGCATCGATCTGTACGGCGGCACGATGCTCGAAGGCGCGGCCGGCACGATCGCGTCCGCGCAGCTCTTCAGCACGTTCGGCTCGCTCAAGTGGGGCACCGAGCTGTTCGGCCCGCTGCTGCTGACCGAAGAGATCCTCGTCGAGCCGCTGCGTTACGAGGATTTCAAGCTGCACCTGCCGGCCGCTCCCGGTCTCGGCATCGCTTTCGATTGGGCCCGCATCGAGCGGATGCGACGCCGGTCCCGCTGA
- the catA gene encoding catechol 1,2-dioxygenase codes for MNKEAIDALLKSFDDAATHPGNPRVRAIVNRIVKDLFHTIEDFDVQPSEFWTALNYLNEAGKEFGLIAAGLGFERFLDVRMDEAEAKAGLQGGTPRTIEGPLYVAGAPETVGHARLDDGADPGQTLLMRGRVLGDDGKPLANALVEVWHANHLGNYSYFDPSQPAFNLRRSIRTGADGRYSFRSVLPVGYSVPPGSKTEQLLGQLGRHGHRPAHIHFFVSAPGHRKLTTQINIEGDPHIWDDFAFATREGLIPEIKQAEGAQGKPYGIDGQFALIDFDFSLTHERGDVPASEVERVRAQA; via the coding sequence ATGAACAAGGAAGCCATCGACGCCCTGCTGAAGTCGTTCGACGACGCCGCGACGCATCCCGGCAACCCGCGCGTGCGCGCGATCGTCAACCGGATCGTGAAGGACCTGTTCCACACGATCGAGGATTTCGACGTGCAGCCGAGCGAATTCTGGACCGCGCTCAACTACCTGAACGAAGCAGGCAAGGAATTCGGCCTGATCGCGGCCGGCCTCGGCTTCGAGCGCTTCCTCGACGTGCGGATGGACGAAGCGGAAGCGAAGGCCGGCCTGCAAGGCGGCACGCCGCGCACGATCGAAGGGCCGCTGTACGTCGCCGGCGCGCCGGAAACGGTCGGCCATGCGCGTCTCGACGACGGCGCCGATCCCGGCCAGACGCTGCTGATGCGCGGCCGCGTGCTCGGCGACGACGGCAAGCCGCTCGCGAACGCGCTCGTGGAAGTATGGCATGCGAACCATCTCGGCAATTATTCGTACTTCGATCCATCGCAGCCGGCGTTCAATCTGCGCCGCTCGATCCGCACCGGCGCCGATGGCCGCTACAGCTTCCGCAGCGTGCTGCCCGTCGGCTACAGCGTGCCGCCCGGCAGCAAGACCGAGCAGTTGCTCGGCCAGCTCGGCCGCCACGGCCACCGTCCCGCGCACATCCACTTCTTCGTGTCGGCGCCCGGCCATCGCAAGCTGACGACGCAGATCAACATCGAAGGCGATCCGCACATCTGGGACGACTTCGCGTTCGCGACGCGCGAGGGCCTGATTCCGGAGATCAAGCAGGCCGAAGGCGCGCAAGGCAAGCCTTACGGAATCGACGGTCAATTCGCGCTGATCGACTTCGACTTCTCGCTGACGCACGAGCGCGGCGACGTGCCGGCGAGCGAAGTCGAGCGCGTTCGCGCGCAGGCGTGA
- the catC gene encoding muconolactone Delta-isomerase codes for MLFHVEMTVDLPADIDPVKAASLKSEEKEMAQRLQREGVWRHLWRIAGRYANVSVFDVESPAHLHDVLSQLPLFPYMRIEVRALCRHPSSIHDDDR; via the coding sequence ATGCTGTTTCATGTGGAAATGACCGTCGACCTGCCCGCCGACATCGATCCGGTGAAGGCGGCCAGCCTGAAGTCGGAAGAAAAGGAGATGGCGCAGCGGCTGCAGCGCGAAGGCGTGTGGCGGCACCTGTGGCGCATCGCGGGCCGCTACGCGAACGTCAGCGTCTTCGACGTCGAGAGCCCCGCGCATCTGCACGACGTGCTGAGCCAGCTCCCGCTCTTCCCGTACATGCGGATCGAAGTGCGCGCGCTGTGCCGGCATCCGTCGTCGATCCACGACGACGATCGCTGA